The Natrinema sp. DC36 genome includes the window GCCGTCGCGGACGAACAGAAAACCGGCACCAAAGGGGCCGAGCAGCCACTTGTGGCCCGCCGCGACGACGAAGTCGGCACCCCACTCGCGGACGTCGACCGGAACCTGCCCGGGCGACTGGACGGCGTCGACCACCACCAGCGCGCCGGCGTCGTGAGCGATGTCGACGATCGCTTCGATCGGTAACTGCGTCCCGTGGGTCCAGGTGAGCGAGCTCACGCAGAACAGCGTCGCGTCTTCGGCCGCTGCCGTCACCGACTCGAGGCCGCCGGCGAGCCGTCCGCCCTCCGTCTCGAGCACGCGAACCTCGACGCCGTGCTCGCGCTCGAGGCGCTGCCACGGCAGGATCCCCGCGGAGTGCTCGAGGTCGGTTCGGACGACGACGTCGTTCTCGTTCCAGTTCAGCGCGCCCGCGACGCGGTTGATCCCGTCGGTCGTGCTCTGGGTGAGCGCGATTTCGCTCGGCTCGGCACCGAGCAGGTTGGCGACGGCCGCTCGCGCCTCGTCGTAGACCGCGAACGCTGCGGGATACATCCCTTCCGCCGCGGGGGCCTCGTACTCGTGGTTCTCGAGCGCCGATTCGGCCGCCTCGACGACTCGACGGGGGCTCGGCCCGCCGGCACCCCAGTTGCAGTAGACGGACGACTCGAGGGCCGGCATCGTCTCGCGCAGATCGGTCGGTTCCATAGGTCGACTGTGGATCGGCGTCGGGTTCGTTCTGCCGGTCGCTCTCGAGGAAAACCCCGAAGTCTACGACGAGGATCCGTGACCGGGAGCGGCCCCACTGACGAGACTCCACTTTTCTTTCGTTCCCGCTTCCGTCTGGAAGACCGTCTCTCGCTCGAGGACGCTCCAAGTCGTTCGTGAGTCCGCCGCTCGAGGCGACACACCAGCCTCCCCGTGGCTTCCCGAACGGCGGTAACCGAGGGTATCCTTATACCGGTTCGGTGGGCAGGTACACGCATTCATGCTTACCCCGAGTTCATCGATCACGTTCGATGCCGGCGATCCGGCGACGACGGTCGCGATCGGCCGACTGTTCGCGTATATCGCGATCGGTATCGCCGCGGTGATACTCCTGTACTACGCGATCGTCTACGTCCGAGAGGTCCTCGCGGTCGAGGCGCGCGCCGAACAGTGGTATCTCACGATCGGGATCGGGGCGGCGATCGTCTACGCCGTCGCCGGCGTCGCCTCGATACTGCTCGAGCCCGCGTTGATCCGCCGGTTCGTCGACGGCGCGGTCCTCTTTTTCATCCTCTTTCTGGCGCTGGCGATCCGCGCCGTGTACCACGATCAGCCCGCCGCGGGCGATCGCACTCGGCTGTTACCCGCGTGGGCGGACTCCGCCGTCATCGCCGGCTTCGTCGCCGCCTGGTGGGGAACCTTCCTCGTCGAGAGTTCTTCGACGCGGCTGGTCGTCGCCGCGGGCTGGATCGTCACCTCCGCGTGGGCGGTGCTCTACGGCGTTCGCGCCGTTAGCGTCCACGAGGGGACGACGTTCGCCGCACTGACCCGACACCTGCTGCCGGCGATCGTCTGCGTCGCCGCGGTCGTCTTCGTCGACCTCGTGACGAGCTATCTGAACGGCTACGGCGCGCTCGCCGACGCCGCGTGGATCGTCGGAACGACGCTGGTCGCCGCCTTCCTCTTCGACACCGCCGTCGCCATCCGCCAGCAGGGCGGCGAACTCGAGCGGCTCTACGACTGGACGACCTGGCGCGAGCAGTCGTTCGACGACCGCTCCGCGGAGTAGGCACCCCCGTCCGGGTTCGACCCGTCGATCGAGGCGGACGACCTACAGTTCGCCGCGCAGGACGACCTCGTTGTCGACCCGCTCGAGCATGTCCTCGGTGACGACGTAGTCCTCGTCGTCCTCGCCTTCCCAGCCGACCGACGCGAGTACCTGTTCCGCCACGCTGGGGTCGGGATCGACGGCGGCCCTGTTCCCGTCGACTTTGGCGACGATTCCCAGTTCCTTGCCCTCGACGTCGACGACGGTCTTTCCGACATCATCGTCAGTCAGTGGTGCTGTCATATCCGTCGCTACGAGGACCGGCCGGGTAAGTGAACGGCCGTCCCGTGCCGGTTCGGTGATCGAGCCGGCGGCTCGATCGGGCTACTAATACCACTTGCGTATGCCCGCCAGAGAAAGCTATCACTGCGCCTCCGGAGTAGTTGACGCCGGCCGTCGATACGCCGACCGACGCGGACTCATCGTACTCCCACTACCCATGACACAGACACTCGAGATCAGCGACGACCTCTCGGAACGACTCGACAACCACTGCGAGGAGGGCCAATCACCCGAGGAACTCATCGAGGAACTGGTGTCGATGTACGAGACCGAGGGCACCTTCCTGCAGGAGGGCTATTCGGAGTGAGGCAACGAGTCGCGTTGCCACCCCGTTTTTCGATGCGACCGGCCGATGAACGGCCGTCCACGGCGTGTGAGTGATGATGACACTCAAGTAGGCCGTCCACGTACGACGAAGTATGCACCTGCTAGTCGCCCTCGAGGACTCGGAGCCGGGGTGGGCGGCACTCGAGTTCGCATGTACGGAACACACCGACGACGAGATCACGGTCATCCACGCCGTCGACCCCACGGACAGCGGCTACGGTGAGGTCGCACACCTCGGACCGGAGACGCTGCTCGAGCGCCAGCGCGAGGAGGCGGAGGAACTGCTCGCGGACGCCGACGCTCGCGCGGCCGAGCACGGCCGTTCGATCGACACGGCGGTCGGCGTCGGGCAGCCGGCGGACGCCATCGTCGACTACGCGACGGAGAACGCGATCGACCTGATCATCGTCGGCAGCCACGGTCGGACCGGCTTCTCGAGGGTCCTGCTCGGCAGCGTCGCGGAACGGGTCGCTCGGCAGGCTCCCGTGCCCGTGACGATCGTTCGATGAGAGTTGGGGTCGTTCAATTCGCAGTGAATGGAACAGTGGGCTAGTGAGAACAAGTGAAACGAAGCGTC containing:
- a CDS encoding aminotransferase class V-fold PLP-dependent enzyme, encoding MEPTDLRETMPALESSVYCNWGAGGPSPRRVVEAAESALENHEYEAPAAEGMYPAAFAVYDEARAAVANLLGAEPSEIALTQSTTDGINRVAGALNWNENDVVVRTDLEHSAGILPWQRLEREHGVEVRVLETEGGRLAGGLESVTAAAEDATLFCVSSLTWTHGTQLPIEAIVDIAHDAGALVVVDAVQSPGQVPVDVREWGADFVVAAGHKWLLGPFGAGFLFVRDGIERELVPAAIGYRSVEDANATDYRYAAGARRFEVGTASPAPYAGLTEAITVLTEIGLETIQRRIERLTDRLKAGVPNDRLLSPRSYESGLVTIAVDDPERTVERLADRELVVRSLPKPDAIRASIHAFNSRADVDALLEALEAEF
- a CDS encoding universal stress protein: MHLLVALEDSEPGWAALEFACTEHTDDEITVIHAVDPTDSGYGEVAHLGPETLLERQREEAEELLADADARAAEHGRSIDTAVGVGQPADAIVDYATENAIDLIIVGSHGRTGFSRVLLGSVAERVARQAPVPVTIVR